The genomic window CTGTATATGGGAATAGTCATAGTCTTTGTCAAGTTGTTTAAGACCCAGAAACGGTACAAATGGGACCCTCTCAACCATAATTCTGATATTGAGCTTGCTAACTCTTCATACCCTATGGTTCTCGTCCAAATCCCAATGTACAATGAGAAAGAGGTATTTCTATTCTTTAATATAACTAACACGTCTTTTATTAGTTTTCTTTGTAGGTTTTATGTGATTTAAAATTAGAGAAAgtaacacttttattaaaatttggttaaTATTTAACCGATAAAAAATGGTAAATAATTatatactattaaaaatattaatgatgatTAATTATTACAAATCAGAAAATCTGCTCGCAAGAGAATATGAGATGAGAAgataccacatccaactcaaaatcttaagatgtcaagttaatgggtctctcatcttataaactccttacTCTTCCTTATTTTCTTAGAGTGGAACTAACTTTAACACTTTTCACACTTacaacactaataaaaatattagaaaatcaatatttttaataaaaaatagtgCTGATTAATATCGACTGTTGTATAAAAAAATTTACCATAATATATTCAcaaaatttttctaatataataaaaataaacatatgtTTCAACAatgtaatattttaaaataaattacaaaattttgATGTTTAGGAATTTGGAATGAACGGTTACACTATGACAGGAATGTCGTGTTATTCTACAATCTTAAAAATGCAAAGAAAACTATACCTGTGAGAAGGATTAAGTTTTTTTTAAAGTGGACCGGTTAATAAAGTTATAAGATGaggaattaatatttttaaattaaaatagtaaagtttatatatgataataaaaattacaaatttaatgataattaattttttatcttatcactTTAGAATATNNNNNNNNNNNNNNNNNNNNNNNNNNNNNNNNNNNNNNNNNNNNNNNNNNNNNNNNNNNNNNNNNNNNNNNNNNNNNNNNNNNNNNNNNNNNNNNNNNNNNNNNNNNNNNNTgtgtgtttaatttatttttaatatatatttatattttaatatgtattttatattagtagtgactaattttagtatcTAATTTTAGTGTATAAGTAATAAAAAAGATACAAGTAATTATTTCTCATGATATTTATTTAGGGGCTGAAGTGAAGTTTGGCATATGGTGACTAGTGTTTCATTGGTTGCAGGTGTATCAATTGTCAATTGGAGCTGCATGTGGGCTATCATGGCCCTCCGATAGAATTATTATTCAAGTTCTTGATGATTCAACAGACCCTGTCATTAAGGTTCAAAGCAGTAGCCTCCTCTACTAGTTAATAAGATTCACTAACAATTACTTAATGGTTAACAATAATTAAACTTTTATGAATGAAACGTCATAGTGAGTTATTGACAAATGAAAACACAACAGAATATGGTGGAAGTGGAGTGCCAAAGATGGGGAAGCAAAGGCATAAACATAAAGTATGAGATCAGGAAGAACAGGAATGGCTACAAAGCAGGAGCACTCAAGGAAGGCATGAAGCACACCTACGTCGCCCTCTGCGACTACGTCGCCATTTTCGACGCCGATTTCCAGCCTGACCCCGACTTCCTCTGCCGCACCATCCCCTTCCTCGCTCACAACCCCGACGTTGCGCTCGTCCAAGCTCGCTGGCAATTCGGTTAGTTGCTTACTTAGTATACAAAATATCATTATCATGCATGCTTTTTAATCAGGGAAGGTATATATACATTTCATCAAACTATTTATCACAAAAACTTAAACAGTTAAGTAGAGGTATATACATAGTTATGCATTTCAAACGTTCCCTCACATCATAGTCTATGTTGGTTTAATTTGAAGTGTGATTATAGGTAGGTATATTCTTTTATTTTAGGTTTTATCCTATTAGTTCataaaattttactaaatttataattagatttttatattttaaaaatgtttATTNNNNNNNNNNNNNNNNNNNNNNNNNNNNNNNNNNNNNNNNNNNNNNNNNNNNNNNNNNNNNNNNNNNNNNNNNNNNNNNNNNNNNNNNNNNNNNNNNNNNNNNNNNNNNNNNNNNNNNNNNNNNCtcacaattaaaaatttaattaaatctttgaccacatatttttgaaaaaaatattttgttaatgaATATTTTGACCCGATAAAGATTTAATTAAAAGCTTTTAAAGTATAAAaacttaattataaatttgattGAGTAGATATAAGGACAGTCACAATAattaaagttttattttattctaaaattctTTAACATGTATGTATACGCATGCTTGCAGTTAATGCTGATGAATGCTTAATGACAAGGATGCAAGAGATGTCATTGGATTATCATTTCCTTGTAGAGCAAGAAGTTGGATCCTCAACCCATGCTTTCTTTGGATTCAATGGTAATTAAATCATTCATTAGCCTTAATTAATCAACCTCACTGCACCATCAAATCcatagaaatttttaattttatttctacaTACATCTCCGGTTAGAAATAaatgatgatatatatatatatatatatgcacggTGCAGGCACTGCTGGTGTTTGGAGGATTTCAGCACTAAATGAAGCTGGTGGATGGAAGGACCGTACAACTGTGGAAGACATGGATCTAGCTGTAAGAGCTGGTCTCAAAGGATGGAAATTTGTTTATCTTAGTCAAATCAAGGTATGATGATCATACTCCATTTAATTGCATGTATTCATGAGTCATTTATAAAAATTTCTTAAGAGAATCTAATGCAGTTGATGTTATCAAGTTATCTGATCATGTAACAATTTATCTGAATAAATTTAGGTGAAAAATGAATTACCAAGTACTTTCAAAGCCTACCGTTATCAGCAGCATCGTTGGTCATGTGGCCCAGCTAATCTCTTCAAGAAAATGGCAATGGAAATAATAAGAAACAAGGTATCAATTTCTTTATTCATTTATAGGAAGCTCAAATGATTCTTATTCACCTTTCTCCTCTAATTTACTGATGATTATTGTATCTTGCAGAAAGTGTCTCTGTGGAAGAAGTTTTACTTGATTTATAGTTTTTTCTTTGTCCGAAAGATTGTTGCCCATGTTGTCACATTTGTATTCTACTGCGTGGTTTTGCCAGCAACTGTTTTTGTTCCAGAAGTGCAAGTTCCCAAGTGGGGTGCTGTTTATATTCCTTCTATCATAACACTTCTCAATGCTGTTGGAACTCCAAGGTAAGTATTAAGTAAGATTTTTGAGTTGGCAAAGTTATTTTATTATCTTCACTTGCAAGTAACCTTTCTTTTGTTTTCCTTACCAACTTTCTGTGCAGGTCACTCCACTTATTAGTATTTTGGATACTTTTTGAAAATGTGATGTCAATGCATAGGACCAAGGCAACATTCATCGGTTTGCTAGAGGCAGGAAGAGTGAATGAATGGGTAGTTACTGAGAAATTAGGAGATGCTCTTAAAATGCAATCAAGTGGTAAAGCACTTAAGAAACCTCGCATCAGGATTGCTGGAAGGtaaattttcatataattttaagAACATAAGGCCCAAGTATGACATTTCATATCAGAGAATTATAGGAAATGAATGGTTTTTCATTACTGTTTTGATTTGTTTTCACCATTCATTCTTTGATGCCATCTATCTTGTTTATAAATCTCACTGTTAAAATGAATAGTAAGAAATTACATGTGAAAGATCACATTCAATAAAGCTCTATAAGATTTTCACATCAGAATTCATCCCCCACATCCCTTATGATTTCTACTTTACTTTCAAGCAAAATTTCTGCATACAAAAAGTGTGGTTTTAAATACTACCATTTATTCGTTCCActttttttctgcttgttttgatGATGACAGACTTCATTTCTGGGAACTTCTTGTGGGGGCCTACCTCTTTTTCTGTGGATGCTATGATCTCACGTTTGGGAAGAACCACTACTTCATATATCTTTTCCTGCAATCTATTGCCTTCTTCATTGTGGGGATCGGCTATGTTGGCATCTTTGTTCCCAATTCTTGAGAGGAATTTTTTGCTTCAGAATCACTACAACTGTACAAGTGTCTTCATTGGACAACATATTCTCTGAAAGGAGGACAAAGATGCAGATTCTTCTTATGTCAGCACATATTCAATTTGTTTAGTATCATATATTCTTATACAAAAATGAAAAGTCATTTGTCACAGTTTGAATTGTTTCTATGGAATAGCAACGGATTATGGAACAATAAAAACGACCAAAGTCTGTTTGTTATCGCTAGAAAAATGAAtatattgaaaattttggaatttaaaagtTTAAACAGTTTTTTgcgttaaaaataaataaataaatttacaaaATAGGCTGATGCCAAATATTTATGGAGGGAACCTTGTACgatatgaataatttttttttttttttgtagtcaAGGTAGAGATATAGATTGAATGGCTTTTGGAGGGTCTGATTTCCAATTGAGTAAAGCAATATTGCTTTATTCCATTTAAATATCACAAACacttttcatagctttaagaatGGAACAGCATTAGCTACAACTTAGAAATGATTATGTTTCAGATTTCACAAATTACAGGAATATACAAAATTCATACCATAGAATTTAAAATCTTCATTTTTTGCAGCAGCAGCTGATTTGTAAACATAAGTTGATGTCGAAAAAAACTAAAAtcagcccctgacaattacctcgaaagacaacgaggcctctgacaaaaaaaaaaccccaattcagcccctgacaaaaaaaataaacccaACCCGGtccctgacaattacttcgaaaagacaacgaggcccctgtgccaaaaaaaaataaatgttattttttttggcacaggggctaatctgtcccaaaaaaaatttatcaggggccggattgggtatttttttttcttgggggcctcgttatcctttcgagataattgtcagggggcCGGATGGGGTATTCACTCGTTGATGTCTTAACACGTTTTAGATGAAGATTACACTTCTAAATAGAGCTCTCCTCAATCAAGTATAGATCGAATTCTTTTTCGGTCGCAACGAAACGGTAAGGAATcaaaaagaaaatccaaagaggtAAAATCCTTGCCGAACCATACTTAAATCCTTGGAATCAGAACGATCAAGAGATTATATCTCGGACAAAGCAAACACAAGCTCGATTTTCCAGAAGCTGTCATCAAGGGCATCAGTTACGTACACACATGATAAGAACAAAATAAATTGACATTTGAAATTTAAAAGTACATGAATTACCATCACTTCGGATAATAGGCACCACAAAGCCCAAAACAGTTACAGGACAACAGGTTCCACTCTCTATAAAGGGGGAGAAACCGATAAATAGAACACaataaaaaaagggaaaaaagaacAAGCATATTAAGAACAGTATCATTTAGTCTTTCATTGACTTGAGCGTTGGAGAGTTTTCTGCGAGAACCCCGGCATTCAGAGCTACAAAAGAAGTAAAGACAGATTGGTGACGCCAAAAAGCCTAGTGCCCAAGGAGTCCGAGCTATATATCGGCAGAACTCCTGGTCCACATAGAAGATATTGGCGCACACAGTGGGGTCCGAGATAGCTTGACCccattatatttattttctttttggtcTTACCCTTTTCTTGCAGGGACTTTCAGTATGACTCACAACGGAATCCCACAGTTAACACAATCTGAGTTGTTGGCCCAAAATGCAGAACTCCAAGCCGAGATCCAAAGAATAGCCAAGCTATTGGCTCAGCAACAGAATGGAAAATACGGTGTAGGAGATCCCAAGAATGCAAACCCTGAACGACATGCAATTGCGGGATACCCACCCTGAAAAAGTGACACCTTCAAAAGAAAGGAAGACGATATCCATTCCATTCTCGGAGGATATTATGAAATTTTAGATGTCAAAGAACTTTGTGCTACCTACCACACTCAAGCTGTACGAGGGACTTGGAGACCCTCACATCCATATTACCAAATTCCAATCAATGATGTTTTTCAACGGTGCTTCTGATCTTATACTTTGCCGATCTTTTCCAACATTTTTAGACGGTGCTGCTTTACTTTGATTTTCTAAGTTGTCTGCAGGTTCCATTTCTAGCTTCGAGGATTTGGCAGAGGCTTTCACCAACCACTTTTCCGCCTCAAAAATATATGTGCACGGATTGGATTATCTTAGTACTATCAAACAAGGTCAACACGAGAGCCTTACGGACCACATGACGCGGTTTGCTAAGGCGACCATAGAGATCCCCAATCTTAGCCCAGATGTCCACCTACATGCACTCAAAAGCGGCCTTCGTCCTGAAAAATTTCAAGAAACTATAACATTGGCAAAACCAAAGACGCTAGCAGAGTTCCGAAAAAAGCCATAGGACAAATAGAGATCGAGGAACTCTGTGAAACTTGGAGAATAGAAAAACAACAGCTTTACCAAGAGGAGGAGAGACACCCCAGACCCCAAAACAGCAAGGACATCAAGAATCCCTTCAAATAACTCCGAAATTCAACGTATATACTCAGTTCAATACCAAAAGAGAAGATATCATCAAAGAAATCCTTAATGCTAAGATCATCAAGACACCAAGCAAGGCCGGAACATACCAAGACTAAAAGTACATAGACAAGTCCAAGCATTGTGctttccattagaaatttggccACACTATAGACGAATGTGTGACTTTGCTAAAGATCTACTGGAAAGACTGACTAGACAGGGGCTACTAGACAAATATGTAGACAGTTGAATACAACAAGAATAGCTAAGAACAGGTGGCAACCAATCAGAAAATACAACGAGTGCACAGGAAAAAGCAAAGTACCAACCACCTCAAACAAGATGTGTAATTAACTGCATTTCGGAGGATTCGCATGTGGGGGACTCACTAGCTCGGCAAGGAAGAGAACATACCGAGCAATGCTGGTAGTGGAAGGCACACCTTTCGAGGTTGCACCTCCGTCATCAACACCAAGTATCACATTTGAGCATTCCGATTACCAAGCTAGAGCAACAAATTTGGATGACCCTATTGTTATTTACATCCAGGCCAGAGACCTCTTAGTACGGAAGGTCCTTCTCGATCTTGCTGGCAGTAGTGCCgacatattattttattctacttttcaGAAAATAAAGCTAAGCGAAAAGGCAATACAACCATCCTCTAGTGAGTTAGTGGGATTATCGAGAGAACGAGTACCTATACTTGAGTACATATGGCTAAAAACAACACTGGACGAGCAACCACTATTTAAAAAGTAAGAACTGCGATTAATTAAccgtttaattaaataattaatattgtcCAAAATAGGATCTAAACATTTAGAATGTGAATTAgagaatttaaatatgatttttgaacttagtagatttttctgagttggtaAATGTAATTTTCTACGAAAAACTGAGTAAAACCGTGAACCGGCAGATGAACCGGTCGAACTGGTTTAAGTCCGTCTGATACTGTGCGAGAATAATAAAAACAGTAggaaaccttagaaaaatatttagaattgaaaaccggacactaattttaaaggtttggcctaaAGTTGGACCAAATGggccaaaaacgctaacgggttggactgggcccaagttgggcccaagcccaacatatataacacCCCATTTAATGAACCCTTTTGCCACAAACACACAAACACAAAGGTGGAGTGGCTGAagtgaagaggagaagaagagagaaagggtACTATTCATTCATCACTTCCGGTGGccatatctcgagctacggtgctccgattcgtgtgccgtcagcggctacgtGAAACTCTCGCCGAGCTCGTTAGTTCTATCAAATTTATGTAGGTAAGATCTCGAAATTTCTTGTCCAGTTTCCTGCCCTTGTGAAATTCGaaattttggttttggttttgagtgaaatcttgtgattttgggtgtttaggtacactctagcacttgattcCTATTGGGTTTTGACCCAATCCATATTTGGTAAGGTGAGTATGCTTGATCTCTTGTGATTTTGTGTATATATGAAACCCTAGGTTTGATTTATGGAATTTGTGTAATTTCTAGCTTGAATTGGTGTTGTGTGAAAAATGTTGGTGACTTGAAAGTGGACTTGGTGGCTTAATTGAGTTTGAGAGCTTGTGGAAGCTTGGTGGAGGTCAATTGGTGATTTAGTGCGCATATtaagaatcggccaaggtatggtttcggttttctctatgtaatatataatatttctggacacttaggctagtgacccatagaaTAGGATTGGATTAATTTGGTTGTTGAACTTGGTTGAGTGATGATGTATGATGGATTGATGCCTTTGATGAATTGGATGAATAATGATGTTAATGTTGGAAAATAGTATTGAAAAATTGATATTGTGAATGATTGAGATTGATTATTATGATTGGTAATGGTGGAATGATGATTGATTAAAGTATTGGTTGAGAAATGATTATAGCATCATGTAAATGATAATTGGGATTGATGATTGTATAAGGTGAAGTGGAAAATTGAGATATAAAGATGGTAAGATCTGATGTGTTTTGGAATTTGGTGaggttttggtttggtttttggTTGGAAATTCGGAAGGTTGAGAACTGTAAAATTTTTGTGAAAGTGAGTTTTGGGCTAACTTtcacggatcatatcttgagctacggtttttgaaatttaatgatttttatatcaaaataaagataattcaaagagctttaaaatggtctcaattttgtagaaatttgaattttatagagaaagatatgatcatTGAATGTTGGTAtctaaaatctgaattctgtgaatgctgcagaatttgtgacttctggtttgtgtgcacacgcacatcctgtggatatttttgaaaatgtgcgtacacacagtcttgtgcgcatgcacacatggGGTTATGGCTGCTGTTGGGAGCGCTGGCACGCTCTGTGCTCCcacacaaccaacgaagttttgcaagctgtgcgcacgcacacgctggaaggtgcattctgttgagggcgttcgcacgcaTTGTGCGAACGAGCAAAATGGAAAATTTTACTCCCGTGCATATGCACACCTTTATGCATACACACACTTCTTGAAAATTCTCTTGGGCGTGCATACGCACGCTGATAGTGAAGTAATTGttgtgtcggtctagaatttctcttatagaaataagaacttcgttgtaagcatggctccaaaccaacaaacaattctcacataaaaaatttgagttgtcacatgtacaaactcaAATGAAAAGTTAACCGAaatattgaaacctcgggtcgtcttacaaggaattacaatgaagtggtcaattattggctatgaagaaataCGGGGGGTTTGATTTTGTAAAAGGGcgagaaaataaatggcaagaaaataaagggaacaattaaagaaagcaattaataaagagagacattcatgacaaggattgagatcataggctttctatcctagtcatacaatgattaacaagaatttatcctattttgtcatctccaacaatggaagaaggtataatgttatcttcacatagagagaaagtcaaataagactagctaatcttaactcaaaagtcctaatcaactcactaattgaattagcaagagattagagtcaatggagacaatactagctaacaactctagatcaccaacataggttgggtattcatgactcaagattgcctaattcctcttttccagccaagaatgctcaaaaatctactctaacatctaagcattttgtcaaacacttggaagacataaaaggaaagcataataaattgtaaggaaaaataaattctaccaataccaattgcaaggaattaacaataactactcaaatcaacaataaaagaacatcaaactttaattgcattgaaagagatccaaatccaacatgagttaattaacataaaagaggcataaagggga from Arachis ipaensis cultivar K30076 chromosome B09, Araip1.1, whole genome shotgun sequence includes these protein-coding regions:
- the LOC107616812 gene encoding glucomannan 4-beta-mannosyltransferase 9-like, translated to MEGLEMGLIWEQARAPLVVPMLKLVVALCLIMSLMLFVERLYMGIVIVFVKLFKTQKRYKWDPLNHNSDIELANSSYPMVLVQIPMYNEKEVYQLSIGAACGLSWPSDRIIIQVLDDSTDPVIKNMVEVECQRWGSKGINIKYEIRKNRNGYKAGALKEGMKHTYVALCDYVAIFDADFQPDPDFLCRTIPFLAHNPDVALVQARWQFVNADECLMTRMQEMSLDYHFLVEQEVGSSTHAFFGFNGTAGVWRISALNEAGGWKDRTTVEDMDLAVRAGLKGWKFVYLSQIKVKNELPSTFKAYRYQQHRWSCGPANLFKKMAMEIIRNKKVSLWKKFYLIYSFFFVRKIVAHVVTFVFYCVVLPATVFVPEVQVPKWGAVYIPSIITLLNAVGTPRSLHLLVFWILFENVMSMHRTKATFIGLLEAGRVNEWVVTEKLGDALKMQSSGKALKKPRIRIAGRLHFWELLVGAYLFFCGCYDLTFGKNHYFIYLFLQSIAFFIVGIGYVGIFVPNS